One genomic segment of Cololabis saira isolate AMF1-May2022 chromosome 22, fColSai1.1, whole genome shotgun sequence includes these proteins:
- the hgd gene encoding homogentisate 1,2-dioxygenase produces the protein MAGLKYMSGFGNEFSSEDPRCPGSLPEGQNNPQVCPYGLYAEQLSGSAFTCPRTTNKRSWFYRILPSVKHKPFSPMPCGALTESWDEVEPDPNQLRWLPFTIPKSTEKKVDFVAGLHTICGAGDTRSRNGIGIHVYTCNASMVDKCFNNSDGDLMIVPQQGEILITTEFGKMMVEPNEICVVQQGMRFSVDVFGATRGYVLEVYGAHFELPDLGPIGANGLANPRDFLCPVAWYDDRKVSTGYTVINKYQGKLFACQQDFSPFNVVAWHGNYTPYKYNLKNFMAINCVAFDHADPSIFTVLTAKSTKPGVAIADFVIFPPRWGVADHTFRPPYYHRNCMSEFMGLIKGHYEAKEEGFQPGGGSLHSIMTPHGPDTDCFEKNSTAALKPERVAEGTMAFMFESSFSMAVTKWGLETCQKLDKNYYKCWETLRTHFDPDWKPSKQ, from the exons TACATGAGCGGTTTTGGGAACGAGTTCTCCTCTGAAGACCCCCGTTGTCCTGGATCCTTACCTGAGGGACAG AACAACCCTCAGGTCTGCCCGTACGGCCTCTATGCTGAGCAGCTCTCCGGCTCCGCCTTCACCTGCCCGCGTACGACCAATAAGAGAAG CTGGTTTTATCGGATCCTTCCATCTGTTAAGCATAAGCCTTTCTCACCCATGCCATGTGGCGCTCTAACAGAGAGCTGGGATGAAGTGGAGCCTGATCCTAACCAG CTACGATGGCTGCCGTTCACCATCCCCAAATCAACAGAGAAGAAGGTGGACTTTGTGGCT GGTCTTCATACCATCTGCGGTGCAGGAGACACCAGATCCCGCAATGGCATTGGCATCCACGTGTACACCTGCAACGCCTCCATGGTTGACAA GTGCTTCAACAACTCAGAtggggacttgatgattg TACCTCAGCAGGGAGAGATCTTGATCACCACAGAGTTTGGAAAAATGATGGTTGAGCCCAACGAGATCTGTGTTGTCCAG CAAGGGATGCGCTTCAGTGTGGATGTGTTTGGAGCAACCAGAGGATATGTTCTTGAAGTGTACGGAGCCCATTTTGAGCTCCCTGACCTGGGACCTATAG GAGCCAATGGTTTGGCCAACCCCAGGGACTTTCTGTGTCCAGTGGCCTGGTACGACGATCGGAAAGTGTCCACAGGCTACACCGTCATCAACAAGTACCAAGGAAAACTGTTCGCCTGCCAACAG GACTTCTCCCCATTCAATGTGGTTGCCTGGCATGGGAACTACACACCCTACAAATACAACCTGAAGAACTTCATGGCCATCAACTGTGTGGCCTTCGACCATGCg GATCCATCCATCTTTACTGTGCTGACTgccaaatccacaaaacccGGGGTGGCCATTGCTGATTTCGTCATCTTCCCCCCACGGTGGGGTGTAGCCGACCACACCTTCCGGCCACCGTACTACCACC GTAACTGCATGAGTGAATTCATGGGTCTGATCAAAGGCCATTATGAAGCCAAAGAGGAGGGTTTCcagccaggaggaggcagcctcCACAGCATAATGACCCCACACGGCCCAGATACGGACTGCTTTGAGAAGAACAGCACAGCCGCACTCAAACCTGAACGGGTTGCTGAGGGAACCATG GCTTTCATGTTCGAGTCGTCCTTCAGCATGGCCGTCACCAAGTGGGGTCTAGAAACGTGCCAGAAACTCGACAAAAACTactacaagtgttgggaaactCTCCGCACCCACTTTGACCCCGACTGGAAACCCAGCAAGCagtga
- the ndufb4 gene encoding NADH dehydrogenase [ubiquinone] 1 beta subcomplex subunit 4 — protein sequence MADYREAPLATRPQTLDPNEYFNLSPEYRRAEEARAGIRANLKRQYQTQLNNPHRNELIEDPALTRWVYARTNPYPHFRATTKTSLLGALFGVAPLFILYCVFKTDRDRKEEQIKNGTLERKFTLSS from the exons ATGGCGGACTACAGAGAGGCGCCCTTGGCCACCCGGCCACAAACACTGGACCCCAATGAATATTTCAACCTTTCGCCGGAGTACAGGCGCGCGGAAGAAGCCAGAGCTGGGATACGTGCCAATCTGAAGAGGCAGTATCAAACGCAGCTGAACAACCCGCACAGAAACGAGCTGATT GAAGACCCTGCCCTGACACGATGGGTGTACGCACGAACCAACCCCTACCCGCACTTCAGAGCCACCACCAAGACGTCTCTGTTGGGTGCATTGTTTGGAGTTGCACCTCTCTTCATCCTTTACTGTGTCTTCAAGACTGACAGG GATAGGAAGGAGGAGCAAATCAAGAATGGAACCCTAGAGCGCAAGTTCACTTTGTCATCATGA